The Xanthomonas rydalmerensis genomic interval ACGCTTCTTCGGCGGACGGCACCCGTTGTGCGGGATCGGCGTCACGTCGATGATGTTGGTGATCTTGTATCCGACGTTGTTCAACGAACGGACGGCGGACTCGCGACCCGGACCCGGGCCCTTGATGCGCACTTCCAGCGACTTCACGCCGTAGTCGAGCGCAGCGCGCCCGGCCTTCTCGGCGGCAACCTGCGCCGCGAACGGCGTGGACTTGCGC includes:
- the rpsK gene encoding 30S ribosomal protein S11; the encoded protein is MAKPAAAKTKKKIKRVVTDGVAHVHASFNNTIVTITDRQGNALSWATSGGAGFRGSRKSTPFAAQVAAEKAGRAALDYGVKSLEVRIKGPGPGRESAVRSLNNVGYKITNIIDVTPIPHNGCRPPKKRRV